The following are encoded in a window of Miscanthus floridulus cultivar M001 unplaced genomic scaffold, ASM1932011v1 os_2219_1_2, whole genome shotgun sequence genomic DNA:
- the LOC136534723 gene encoding uncharacterized protein — protein MASSAEGGRALAVLGQGEIAAVAVSDQGERAAVAISGQGERAAVAVYGQGERDAVAVSGEGGRAAAAAVSGQGEHEAAAVSYLGEREAAAVSGQGGRAAAAVSGVGEAAASGKRKQCDCDYIPDYPCTERLRWRRLLAYLRDNCYDQIYHVAKNKLRVIFDVEDLVKRIKAGQLEEACDHVRTFAPIWELSSRAELLTLFLHYLMAIHRFADGDTAKEGVVRDWFIKLYRHRAALSKCPCLVALVTDVLSLRTLYVRNTLDWQLVRNKAAELVEQMVSEMPELKEMTRYPLAQNELYDVMPIRCSFRPRRQVKKVGSKKQATDVAKVYLEMKKRLVPSAQMDCHDYSAISPRTLGVLLIQLFEKVLRAGQRKVLKQGHPSEYLSRGVFTLKTAHDCKSIPGHRPHDDGKRTSS, from the exons ATGGCGAGCTCCGCTGAGGGCGGGCGTGCGCTGGCGGTCCTCGGTCAGGGCGAGATTGCCGCGGTGGCTGTCTCCGACCAGGGAGAGCGTGCGGCGGTGGCTATCTCCGGCCAGGGCGAGCGTGCGGCGGTGGCGGTCTACGGCCAGGGCGAGCGTGACGCGGTGGCGGTCTCCGGAGAGGGcgggcgtgcggcggcggcggcggtctccGGCCAGGGCGAGCATGAGGCGGCGGCGGTCTCCTACTTGGGCGAGCGTGAGGCGGCGGCGGTCTCCGGCCAGGGCGGGCGTGCGGCGGCCGCTGTCTCCGGTGTCGGCGAGGCGGCAGCCTCCGGCAAGCGCAAGCAGTGCGACTGCGACTACATCCCGGACTACCCATGCACGGAGCGTCTCCGTTGGCGCCGGCTCCTTGCGTACCTCCGGGACAACTGCTACGACCAGATCTACCATGT GGCCAAAAATAAGTTGCGTGTGATCTTCGACGTCGAGGACCTGGTGAAGCGGATCAAGGCAGGCCAGCTCGAGGAGGCGTGTGACCACGTCAGGACCTTCGCACCCATCTGGGAATTGAGCAGCCGCGCTGAGCTCCTCACGCTCTTCCTCCATTACCTCATGGCCATCCACAGATTCGCCGACGGCGACACAGCCAAGGAAGGTGTCGTCCGCGACTGGTTCATAAAGTTGTACAGGCATCGTGCTGCGCTCTCTAAGTGTCCTTGCCTCGTCGCCCTTGTTACCGATGTCCTCTCCCTTCGCACACTTTATGTCAG GAACACTCTGGACTGGCAACTCGTCAGGAACAAGGCAGCGGAGCTGGTCGAGCAGATGGTTTCTGAGATGCCTGAGCTCAAGGAGATGACGCGTTACCCGCTCGCCCAGAACGAGCTGTACGACGTAATGCCCATTAGGTGCag CTTCCGTCCAAGGCGTCAAGTGAAGAAAGTAGGCAGCAAGAAGCAAGCAACAGATGTTGCAAAGGTCTATCttgagatgaagaagag GTTGGTTCCTTCAGCTCAGATGGACTGTCATGATTATTCAG CAATTTCACCAAGGACATTGGGAGTGCTGCTGATACAACTATTTG AAAAAGTTTTGCGAGCTGGTCAGCGCAAGGTGCTCAAACAAGGCCATCCATCTGAATATTTATCCAGAGGAG TGTTTACACTCAAGACTGCGCACGACTGTAAATCCATACCTGGCCACAGGCCACATGATGATGGAAAAAGGACATCGTCCTGA